From one Culex quinquefasciatus strain JHB chromosome 3, VPISU_Cqui_1.0_pri_paternal, whole genome shotgun sequence genomic stretch:
- the LOC6053706 gene encoding protein suppressor of hairy wing isoform X1 — MSYLITLQDCINDSTTTFDIDAFDVIQQQVPQYLDGDGEEGDEEEKPSHFGCAQLLDQSGGAPGASAGETKLKVVQVDESGSGKKSSSKNSENSILVKFESVEEQDDGGNYENNTLNEEGEPSHATITIEGSDGQVLGRYRCNYERCDRSYSTVGNLRTHMKTHRGEYKFKCTEDGCSKAFLTSYSQKIHVRVHTKIKPFVCADSSCRKAFNTRYRLRAHERLHNGETFNCEVCSKFFTTLSDLKKHSRVHTQERPYKCKEDKCGKAFTASHHLKTHIRTHSGERPFSCAIDDCHKAFSTPHSLKSHTKTHERKKSSKSTNKQRKAKVVDELSEPTVKEEYKLSCSDGQSDGDELVDESPQVSQPEAAFNLVDFHESKALEMALASEEEFNAPWVDISVLGTKPLALDPVTSSCVALPTSVPSYVDLPFNVNVADFVEEVDPVASAGEELFLDSYDYDENLMEENARKEIDEAIQISEQNVAKQEQQDTDNILNELFMEGLLPAATTITTEVQQQDGNNNNVSVFTEPPIKTTLKDITADADICRCVNCQCDPNHGCVGGCGPENPCRPNHHHEPPPTTFPNLFHQSNQSVPAPPPPAAKSGCCGGATTKKPPEPSSPLDLFTNLLRQQGCSCSGPTEGVAKGCCVVICLKTLETLKQVLTQQPNLVRCHSGGVGSAIAN, encoded by the exons ATGAGCTATCTGATAACGCTGCAGGACTGCATCAACGACAGTACGACGACGTTCGACATCGATGCGTTCGACGTGATCCAGCAACAGGTCCCGCAGTACCTGGACGGTGATGGGGAGGAGGGGGACGAGGAGGAAAAACCTTCCCATTTTGGTTGCGCCCAGCTGCTGGACCAAAGTGGAGGAGCGCCTGGTGCTTCAGCTGGTGAGACCAAACTGAAGGTGGTCCAAGTCGACGAAAGTGGTTCCGGCAAAAAGTCCAGCAgcaaaaacagtgaaaatagTATTCTGGTTAAATTTGAGAGTGTTGAAGAACAGGATGACGGAGG TAATTATGAAAACAATACTCTAAACGAAGAAGGAGAGCCATCGCATGCTACTATCACAATCGAG GGATCTGACGGGCAAGTGTTGGGCCGATATCGGTGCAACTACGAGAGATGCGACCGGAGTTACAGCACAGTTGGCAACCTGCGAACCCACATGAAGACTCACCGGG GTGAGTACAAGTTCAAGTGTACGGAGGATGGCTGCAGCAAGGCCTTTCTCACCTCGTACAGCCAGAAGATCCACGTCCGTGTTCACACCAAAATCAAGCCATTCGTCTGTGCGGACAGTTCGTGCCGGAAGGCGTTCAACACGCGCTACCGGCTGCGGGCCCACGAGCGGCTGCACAACGGGGAAACGTTTAATTGTGAG GTTTGTTCCAAGTTTTTCACCACGTTGAGCGATCTCAAGAAGCACTCGCGAGTTCACACGCAGGAGAGGCCGTACAA ATGCAAGGAGGACAAGTGCGGCAAGGCGTTCACCGCGTCGCACCACCTGAAAACTCACATTCGGACACACTCGGGCGAGCGTCCATTTTCCTGCGCCATCGACGATTGCCACAAGGCGTTCAGCACGCCACACAGCCTCAAATCGCACACCAAAACCCACGAGCGGAAGAAATCGTCCAAATCAACGAACAAACAGCGCAAGGCCAAGGTGGTGGATGAGCTCTCGGAACCGACCGTCAAGGAGGAGTACAAACTCAGCTGTAGCGATGGCCAGTCCGACGGGGATGAGTTGGTGGATGAATCGCCGCAGGTCAGCCAACCGGAAGCGGCGTTCAACCTGGTGGACTTTCACGAGTCTAAAGCTCTGGAGATGGCGTTGGCTTCCGAGGAAGAGTTTAACGCTCCGTGGGTGGACATTTCGGTGCTGGGGACGAAACCGTTGGCTTTGGATCCGGTGACGTCTTCTTGTGTGGCGTTGCCGACCAGCGTTCCGTCGTATGTGGATTTGCCGTTTAATGTGAACGTGGCGGACTTTGTCGAGGAGGTTGACCCTGTGGCCAGTGCCGGTGAGGAGCTTTTCCTCGATAGCTACGACTACGACGAGAATCTGATGGAGGAAAATGCCCGCAAGGAGATCGACGAGGCGATTCAGATCAGCGAGCAGAACGTGGCCAAGCAGGAACAGCAGGACACGGACAACATCCTGAACGAGTTGTTCATGGAGGGACTGCTGCCGGCGGCGACGACGATCACCACGGAAGTCCAGCAGCAGGacggcaacaacaacaacgtcaGCGTATTCACGGAACCCCCTATCAAGACCACCCTCAAGGACATTACGGCAGACGCGGACATTTGCCGCTGCGTCAACTGCCAGTGCGATCCAAACCACGGTTGCGTCGGCGGCTGTGGACCGGAGAACCCATGCCGTCCGAACCATCACCACGAACCACCACCCACCACCTTCCCAAATCTCTTCCACCAAAGCAATCAGTCCGTACCAGCGCCACCTCCACCAGCAGCTAAATCCGGTTGTTGCGGCGGAGCAACAACTAAAAAGCCCCCGGAACCGTCCTCCCCGCTGGATCTGTTCACGAACCTGCTGCGACAGCAGGGCTGCAGCTGCAGTGGTCCCACCGAGGGTGTCGCCAAGGGATGCTGCGTCGTGATCTGCCTGAAGACGCTGGAAACGCTCAAGCAGGTGCTGACGCAGCAGCCGAATCTGGTTCGGTGTCATAGCGGCGGCGTCGGCAGTGCCATAGCCAATTAG
- the LOC6053706 gene encoding metal regulatory transcription factor 1 isoform X2: MKTHRGEYKFKCTEDGCSKAFLTSYSQKIHVRVHTKIKPFVCADSSCRKAFNTRYRLRAHERLHNGETFNCEVCSKFFTTLSDLKKHSRVHTQERPYKCKEDKCGKAFTASHHLKTHIRTHSGERPFSCAIDDCHKAFSTPHSLKSHTKTHERKKSSKSTNKQRKAKVVDELSEPTVKEEYKLSCSDGQSDGDELVDESPQVSQPEAAFNLVDFHESKALEMALASEEEFNAPWVDISVLGTKPLALDPVTSSCVALPTSVPSYVDLPFNVNVADFVEEVDPVASAGEELFLDSYDYDENLMEENARKEIDEAIQISEQNVAKQEQQDTDNILNELFMEGLLPAATTITTEVQQQDGNNNNVSVFTEPPIKTTLKDITADADICRCVNCQCDPNHGCVGGCGPENPCRPNHHHEPPPTTFPNLFHQSNQSVPAPPPPAAKSGCCGGATTKKPPEPSSPLDLFTNLLRQQGCSCSGPTEGVAKGCCVVICLKTLETLKQVLTQQPNLVRCHSGGVGSAIAN, from the exons ATGAAGACTCACCGGG GTGAGTACAAGTTCAAGTGTACGGAGGATGGCTGCAGCAAGGCCTTTCTCACCTCGTACAGCCAGAAGATCCACGTCCGTGTTCACACCAAAATCAAGCCATTCGTCTGTGCGGACAGTTCGTGCCGGAAGGCGTTCAACACGCGCTACCGGCTGCGGGCCCACGAGCGGCTGCACAACGGGGAAACGTTTAATTGTGAG GTTTGTTCCAAGTTTTTCACCACGTTGAGCGATCTCAAGAAGCACTCGCGAGTTCACACGCAGGAGAGGCCGTACAA ATGCAAGGAGGACAAGTGCGGCAAGGCGTTCACCGCGTCGCACCACCTGAAAACTCACATTCGGACACACTCGGGCGAGCGTCCATTTTCCTGCGCCATCGACGATTGCCACAAGGCGTTCAGCACGCCACACAGCCTCAAATCGCACACCAAAACCCACGAGCGGAAGAAATCGTCCAAATCAACGAACAAACAGCGCAAGGCCAAGGTGGTGGATGAGCTCTCGGAACCGACCGTCAAGGAGGAGTACAAACTCAGCTGTAGCGATGGCCAGTCCGACGGGGATGAGTTGGTGGATGAATCGCCGCAGGTCAGCCAACCGGAAGCGGCGTTCAACCTGGTGGACTTTCACGAGTCTAAAGCTCTGGAGATGGCGTTGGCTTCCGAGGAAGAGTTTAACGCTCCGTGGGTGGACATTTCGGTGCTGGGGACGAAACCGTTGGCTTTGGATCCGGTGACGTCTTCTTGTGTGGCGTTGCCGACCAGCGTTCCGTCGTATGTGGATTTGCCGTTTAATGTGAACGTGGCGGACTTTGTCGAGGAGGTTGACCCTGTGGCCAGTGCCGGTGAGGAGCTTTTCCTCGATAGCTACGACTACGACGAGAATCTGATGGAGGAAAATGCCCGCAAGGAGATCGACGAGGCGATTCAGATCAGCGAGCAGAACGTGGCCAAGCAGGAACAGCAGGACACGGACAACATCCTGAACGAGTTGTTCATGGAGGGACTGCTGCCGGCGGCGACGACGATCACCACGGAAGTCCAGCAGCAGGacggcaacaacaacaacgtcaGCGTATTCACGGAACCCCCTATCAAGACCACCCTCAAGGACATTACGGCAGACGCGGACATTTGCCGCTGCGTCAACTGCCAGTGCGATCCAAACCACGGTTGCGTCGGCGGCTGTGGACCGGAGAACCCATGCCGTCCGAACCATCACCACGAACCACCACCCACCACCTTCCCAAATCTCTTCCACCAAAGCAATCAGTCCGTACCAGCGCCACCTCCACCAGCAGCTAAATCCGGTTGTTGCGGCGGAGCAACAACTAAAAAGCCCCCGGAACCGTCCTCCCCGCTGGATCTGTTCACGAACCTGCTGCGACAGCAGGGCTGCAGCTGCAGTGGTCCCACCGAGGGTGTCGCCAAGGGATGCTGCGTCGTGATCTGCCTGAAGACGCTGGAAACGCTCAAGCAGGTGCTGACGCAGCAGCCGAATCTGGTTCGGTGTCATAGCGGCGGCGTCGGCAGTGCCATAGCCAATTAG